One Tripterygium wilfordii isolate XIE 37 chromosome 10, ASM1340144v1, whole genome shotgun sequence DNA segment encodes these proteins:
- the LOC120007381 gene encoding non-functional pseudokinase ZRK2-like, which produces MPFHAEQTHLAINFNMRWWKRKKERERFFLKNGGKMLEQIITSFNGKCNPIRSFSEEELIETTNNYDDGRKLLHRHRNFYVYEGTNESRSVLVKKFIIQHYTTPEEILELVTNDIAIASNMSNHSNFLKLLGCCLETEVPILVYESGVNLSHEMINSLPWETKLRIANEMANAFAYLHYGTSRIIIHTNIKIGNIYLNQDNIAKVSDFQTSVLIPLGKTHVDAEVISGTTGYLAPEYLENGRLSEKSDVFSFGIVLMDILTGKKILKLQKQCGRFDDIVQHHLKNSVLTEEIRRQEIQLGELILKCVRDDPDGRPTMQEAAQAIKSIRNMF; this is translated from the coding sequence ATGCCTTTCCATGCAGAGCAGACCCATCTAGCCATAAACTTCAATATGAGATggtggaaaagaaagaaagaaagagagcgGTTTTTCTTGAAGAATGGAGGTAAGATGTTAGAACAGATCATCACCTCTTTTAATGGCAAGTGCAATCCCATACGAAGCTTCTCAGAGGAAGAGCTCATAGAGACAACAAACAACTATGATGATGGAAGAAAACTCCTGCACCGGCACCGGAATTTCTACGTGTATGAGGGAACAAATGAATCTCGCTCTGTTTTAGTCAAGAAGTTTATTATACAACATTATACTACGCCTGAGGAAATTCTTGAGTTAGTGACAAATGACATAGCAATTGCATCCAACATGAGCAATCACAGCAACTTCTTGAAGCTCCTGGGGTGCTGCTTGGAGACTGAAGTCCCCATATTGGTCTACGAATCCGGAGTAAATCTTTCGCATGAGATGATAAACAGTCTGCCATGGGAGACCAAGTTGAGAATCGCAAATGAAATGGCCAACGCATTCGCTTATCTTCATTATGGCACCTCCAGGATTATCATCCATACAAACATTAAGATTGGTAACATATACCTTAACCAGGACAACATTGCCAAAGTGTCTGATTTCCAAACGTCTGTGCTAATCCCCTTGGGCAAAACACATGTGGATGCAGAAGTAATTTCTGGAACCACTGGGTATTTAGCTCCAGAATATCTTGAGAATGGGCGGCTAAGCGAAAAGAGCGATGTCTTCAGCTTCGGGATTGTATTGATGGATATTTTGACTGGAAAGAAAATTCTCAAACTACAAAAGCAATGTGGACGATTTGATGATATAGTCCAACATCACCTGAAGAACAGTGTGTTGACAGAGGAAATCAGGAGGCAAGAAATTCAACTTGGAGAGCTCATACTGAAATGTGTCCGAGACGATCCTGATGGAAGGCCAACTATGCAGGAAGCTGCACAAGCAATCAAATCTATCAGAAACATGTTCTAG
- the LOC120006984 gene encoding magnesium transporter MRS2-1-like isoform X1 yields MNLRHAANRPSASGPQPFQGVDILELKKRGQRLRSWISVDASGNSQIIEVDKLAMMRRCHLPARDLRLLDPLFVYPSMILGREKAIVVNLEQIRCIITADEVLLCNSRGSHVLQYVEELQRRLTTAGPGDVLQSDGNRRPSRNNLHNTSPDYLPFEFKALEVALEAACTFLDSEASELEFAGYPSLDELTSKITSLNLEIVRRLKSRLVALTSRVQKVRDEIEQLMDDDGDMDEMYLTRKKSRMESSFDGDQSLMGFRPNDGVQSISAPVSPVSSPPDSPRLRRRDGTEGIGELEMLLEAYFVVIDSTLNKLTTLREYIDDTEDYINIRLDSVRNRLILVELLLATATFVVAIIGLVAGVFGMNFPVPMFYNPRAFKWVLIITGICGIFIFCAFVCFFKYIRLMSM; encoded by the exons ATGAACCTTAGACATGCAGCGAATCGGCCTTCTGCATCAGGGCCTCAACCTTTCCAAGGCGTGGACATTTTGGAGTTGAAGAAACGGGGCCAACGTCTTCGCTCTTGGATTAGTGTTGATGCGTCAGGAAACTCCCAGATTATTGAAGTCGATAAGTTGGCTATGATGCGTCGTTGTCATCTTCCTGCTCGCGATCTTCGACTCCTAGATCCTCTCTTTGTTTACCCCTCCATGATTCTTGGGAGAGAGAAGGCAATTGTTGTGAATTTAGAGCAAATTCGATGTATCATCACAGCAGATGAGGTTCTGCTCTGCAATTCACGTGGTAGCCACGTCTTGCAGTACGTGGAGGAGCTGCAACGGAGACTGACAACGGCTGGGCCTGGTGATGTTTTGCAGTCTGATGGGAACAGAAGACCAAGTAGGAATAATTTACACAACACATCCCCTGATTACTTGCCCTTTGAGTTTAAGGCTCTTGAAGTTGCTCTGGAAGCTGCTTGTACGTTTCTTGATTCTGAG GCATCAGAGTTGGAGTTTGCAGGATATCCATCACTAGATGAACTGACATCAAAGATCACTTCATTAAACTTGGAGATTGTTCGTCGATTGAAAAGTAGACTTGTTGCATTGACTAGTAGAGTGCAGAAG GTTAGGGATGAGATAGAGCAGCTCATGGACGATGACGGAGATATGGATGAAATGTATCTCACTAGGAAGAAGAGTCGGATGGAATCTTCATTTGATGGTGATCAATCATTGATGGGATTCAGACCAAATGATGGTGTGCAGTCTATTTCTGCTCCAGTTTCTCCTGTTTCTTCACCTCCTGATTCCCCGAGGTTGAGACGGCGTGATGGCACAGAGGGTATAGGAGAGCTGGAAATGTTGCTGGAAGCGTATTTTGTTGTCATTGACAGCACCCTGAACAAATTGACAACG TTGAGAGAGTACATTGATGACACAGAGGATTACATTAACATTCGACTG GATAGTGTCCGTAACAGGCTGATTCTGGTCGAGTTGCTACTCGCAACTGCAACCTTTGTTGTTGCCATCATCGGGTTGGTAGCAGGGGTCTTTGGCATGAACTTCCCAGTACCAATGTTTTACAACCCTCGCGCATTTAAGTGGGTTCTCATAATTACTGGAATTTGTGGGATCTTcatattttgtgcatttgtttGCTTCTTCAAGTATATAAGACTCATGTCTATGTAG
- the LOC120006984 gene encoding magnesium transporter MRS2-1-like isoform X2 — translation MNLRHAANRPSASGPQPFQGVDILELKKRGQRLRSWISVDASGNSQIIEVDKLAMMRRCHLPARDLRLLDPLFVYPSMILGREKAIVVNLEQIRCIITADEVLLCNSRGSHVLQYVEELQRRLTTAGPGDVLQSDGNRRPSRNNLHNTSPDYLPFEFKALEVALEAACTFLDSEASELEFAGYPSLDELTSKITSLNLEIVRRLKSRLVALTSRVQKVRDEIEQLMDDDGDMDEMYLTRKKSRMESSFDGDQSLMGFRPNDGVQSISAPVSPVSSPPDSPRLRRRDGTEGIGELEMLLEAYFVVIDSTLNKLTTLREYIDDTEDYINIRLCP, via the exons ATGAACCTTAGACATGCAGCGAATCGGCCTTCTGCATCAGGGCCTCAACCTTTCCAAGGCGTGGACATTTTGGAGTTGAAGAAACGGGGCCAACGTCTTCGCTCTTGGATTAGTGTTGATGCGTCAGGAAACTCCCAGATTATTGAAGTCGATAAGTTGGCTATGATGCGTCGTTGTCATCTTCCTGCTCGCGATCTTCGACTCCTAGATCCTCTCTTTGTTTACCCCTCCATGATTCTTGGGAGAGAGAAGGCAATTGTTGTGAATTTAGAGCAAATTCGATGTATCATCACAGCAGATGAGGTTCTGCTCTGCAATTCACGTGGTAGCCACGTCTTGCAGTACGTGGAGGAGCTGCAACGGAGACTGACAACGGCTGGGCCTGGTGATGTTTTGCAGTCTGATGGGAACAGAAGACCAAGTAGGAATAATTTACACAACACATCCCCTGATTACTTGCCCTTTGAGTTTAAGGCTCTTGAAGTTGCTCTGGAAGCTGCTTGTACGTTTCTTGATTCTGAG GCATCAGAGTTGGAGTTTGCAGGATATCCATCACTAGATGAACTGACATCAAAGATCACTTCATTAAACTTGGAGATTGTTCGTCGATTGAAAAGTAGACTTGTTGCATTGACTAGTAGAGTGCAGAAG GTTAGGGATGAGATAGAGCAGCTCATGGACGATGACGGAGATATGGATGAAATGTATCTCACTAGGAAGAAGAGTCGGATGGAATCTTCATTTGATGGTGATCAATCATTGATGGGATTCAGACCAAATGATGGTGTGCAGTCTATTTCTGCTCCAGTTTCTCCTGTTTCTTCACCTCCTGATTCCCCGAGGTTGAGACGGCGTGATGGCACAGAGGGTATAGGAGAGCTGGAAATGTTGCTGGAAGCGTATTTTGTTGTCATTGACAGCACCCTGAACAAATTGACAACG TTGAGAGAGTACATTGATGACACAGAGGATTACATTAACATTCGACTG TGTCCGTAA
- the LOC120007382 gene encoding serine/threonine-protein kinase ZRK4-like has protein sequence MRWGKRKKERERFFLRNGGKMLEQIITSFNGKCNPIRSFSEKELIGATNKYDGRKLLHGDWNFCMHEGTNESRSVLVKKFNKERHAPGDHLDILELVTNEIAIASNMSNHSNFLNLLGCCLETEFPILVYEFGVNLSYQIINSLPWETKLRIANEMANAIAYLHYGTSRMIIHRDIKISHIYLNQDNIAKVSEFQPGGLQ, from the coding sequence ATGAGATgggggaaaagaaagaaagaaagagagcgGTTTTTCTTGAGGAATGGAGGTAAGATGTTAGAACAGATCATCACCTCTTTTAATGGCAAGTGCAATCCCATCCGAAGCTTCTCAGAGAAAGAGCTCATAGGGGCAACAAACAAGTATGATGGAAGAAAACTCCTGCACGGGGACTGGAATTTCTGCATGCATGAGGGAACAAATGAATCTCGTTCTGTTTTAGTCAAGAAGTTCAACAAAGAAAGGCATGCGCCTGGGGATCACTTGGATATTCTTGAATTGGTGACAAATGAAATAGCAATTGCATCCAACATGAGCAATCACAGCAACTTCTTGAATCTTTTGGGGTGCTGCTTGGAGACTGAATTCCCCATATTGGTCTACGAATTTGGAGTAAATCTTTCATATCAGATCATAAACAGTCTGCCATGGGAGACCAAGTTGAGAATCGCAAATGAAATGGCAAACGCAATCGCTTATCTCCATTATGGCACCTCCAGAATGATCATCCATAGAGACATTAAGATTAGTCACATATACCTTAACCAGGACAACATTGCCAAAGTGTCTGAGTTTCAACCTGGAGGATTACAATGA
- the LOC120007383 gene encoding putative wall-associated receptor kinase-like 16, whose protein sequence is MVANEIAIASNMSNHSNFLKLLGCCLETEFPILVYESGVNLSHEMINSLPWETKLRIANEMANAFAYLHYGTSRIIIHRDIKIGNIYLNQDNIAKVSEFQLSVLIPLGKTHVDAEVCGTYGYLAPEYVVTGRLTEKNDVFSFGIVLMEILTIKHIWELRDPFEEYDDIVQHHLKNSVLTEEIRGQEIEFGELILKCVRDDPDARPTMQEVAQALKSIISNMF, encoded by the coding sequence ATGGTAGCAAATGAAATAGCAATTGCATCCAACATGAGCAATCACAGCAACTTCTTGAAGCTCCTGGGGTGCTGCTTGGAGACTGAATTCCCCATATTGGTCTACGAATCCGGAGTAAATCTTTCACATGAGATGATAAACAGTCTGCCATGGGAGACCAAGTTGAGAATCGCAAATGAAATGGCTAACGCATTCGCTTATCTTCATTATGGCACCTCCAGGATTATCATCCATAGAGACATTAAGATTGGTAACATATACCTTAACCAGGACAACATTGCCAAAGTGTCTGAGTTCCAACTGTCTGTGCTAATCCCCTTGGGCAAAACACATGTGGATGCAGAAGTATGTGGAACTTATGGGTATTTAGCTCCAGAATATGTGGTGACTGGGCGGTTAACCGAAAAGAACGATGTCTTCAGCTTCGGGATTGTATTGATGGAAATTTTGACTATAAAGCATATATGGGAACTACGTGATCCATTTGAAGAATATGATGATATAGTCCAACATCACCTGAAGAACAGTGTGTTGACAGAGGAAATCAGGGGGCAAGAAATTGAATTTGGAGAGCTGATACTGAAATGTGTCCGAGACGATCCTGATGCAAGGCCAACTATGCAGGAAGTTGCACAAGCACTCAAATCTATCATAAGCAACATGTTCTAG
- the LOC120006960 gene encoding lamin-like protein, with product MPSSIHLIWIFFLISALATISPTTATDHIVGANKGWNPGINYTLWANNHTFYVGDLISFRYQKTQYNVFEVNQTGYDNCTTEWAVGNWSSGKDFVPLNKAKRYFFICGNGQCFNGMKVSVLVQPLSPPRQAAENSSSDSSAPVPVALNKGLVSALAVAFASICFGSGWI from the exons ATGCCTAGCTCAATTCACCTTATCTGGATCTTCTTTCTCATCTCTGCCCTTGCAACCATCTCTCCAACCACCGCAACTGACCACATCGTTGGTGCCAACAAAGGCTGGAACCCTGGAATCAACTACACTCTCTGGGCTAACAACCATACCTTCTATGTTGGTGACCTTATAT CTTTTAGGTATCAGAAGACACAGTACAATGTGTTTGAGGTGAACCAAACTGGGTATGATAACTGCACCACAGAGTGGGCAGTGGGGAACTGGAGTAGTGGCAAGGATTTCGTACCACTTAACAAGGCCAAGAGGTATTTCTTCATATGTGGCAATGGCCAGTGCTTCAATGGCATGAAAGTCTCTGTTCTTGTCCAGCCTCTGTCTCCACCTCGACAAGCCGCCGAGAATTCTTCTTCGGACTCTTCTGCTCCGGTACCGGTGGCCTTGAATAAAGGGTTGGTTAGTGCTTTGGCTGTGGCATTTGCTTCTATTTGCTTTGGATCTGGTTGGATCTAG
- the LOC120008086 gene encoding magnesium transporter MRS2-1-like isoform X2 yields MPDLNERLLPPKPASAMNLRDAVNRPSASGRQPFQGVDVSGLKKRGQGLRSWIRVDASGNSQIIEVDKFSMMRRCDLPARDIRLLDPLFVYPSTILGREKAIVVNLEQIRCIITADEVLLLNSLDSYVLQYVVELQRRLTTAGPGDVWQSDGNRRRSRNNFDNMFGNTSPDYLPFEFRALEVALEAACTFLDSQAAELEIEAYPLLDELTSKISTLNLERARRLKSRLVALTRRVQKVRDEIEQLMDDDGDMAEMYLTEKKRRMESSFCGDQSLMGFRPNDGVQSISAPVSPVSSPPDSRRLEKSLSIARSRHDSMRSSETTTESIEELEMLLEAYFVVIDSTLNKLTSLKEYIDDTEDFINIQLDNVRNQLIQFELLLTTATFVVAIFGVVAGVFGMNFEVPMFHNPHAFKWVLIITGICGICVFCAFVWFFR; encoded by the exons ATGCCGGATCTCAATGAACGCCTACTCCCGCCAAAACCCGCATCGGCTATGAACCTTAGAGATGCAGTGAATCGGCCTTCTGCATCAGGGCGCCAACCTTTCCAAGGTGTAGACGTTTCGGGGTTGAAGAAACGGGGCCAAGGTCTTCGGTCTTGGATTCGCGTTGATGCGTCTGGGAATTCCCAGATTATTGAAGTCGATAAGTTTAGTATGATGCGTCGTTGTGATCTTCCTGCTCGCGATATTCGTCTCCTGGATCCTCTCTTCGTTTACCCCTCCACGATTCTTGGGAGAGAGAAGGCAATTGTTGTGAATTTAGAGCAAATTCGATGTATCATCACAGCAGATGAGGTTCTGCTCTTGAATTCACTTGATAGCTACGTGTTGCAGTACGTGGTGGAGCTGCAACGGAGACTGACAACGGCTGGGCCTGGTGATGTTTGGCAGTCTGATGGGAACAGAAGACGAAGTAGGAATAATTTCGACAATATGTTTGGCAACACATCCCCTGATTACTTGCCCTTTGAGTTTAGGGCTCTTGAAGTTGCTCTGGAAGCTGCTTGTACGTTTCTTGATTCTCAG GCAGCAGAGTTAGAGATTGAAGCATATCCATTACTAGATGAACTGACATCAAAGATCAGTACATTAAACTTGGAGCGTGCTCGTCGATTGAAAAGTAGACTTGTTGCATTGACTCGTAGAGTGCAGAAG GTTAGGGATGAGATAGAGCAGCTAATGGATGATGATGGAGATATGGCTGAAATGTATCTCACTGAGAAGAAAAGACGAATGGAATCTTCATTTTGTGGTGATCAGTCATTGATGGGATTCCGACCAAATGATGGTGTGCAGTCTATTTCTGCTCCAGTTTCTCCTGTTTCTTCACCTCCTGATTCCCGGAGGTTGGAGAAGAGCTTGAGTATTGCAAGGAGTCGGCATGATAGCATGAGGAGTTCAGAAACTACAACAGAGAGTATAGAAGAGCTGGAAATGTTGCTCGAAGCGTATTTTGTTGTCATTGATAGCACCCTGAACAAATTGACATCG TTGAAAGAGTACATTGATGACACAGAGGATTTCATAAACATTCAACTG GATAATGTCCGTAACCAGCTGATTCAGTTTGAGTTGCTACTCACAACTGCAACCTTTGTTGTTGCCATCTTCGGGGTGGTAGCTGGCGTCTTTGGCATGAATTTCGAAGTGCCAATGTTTCACAACCCTCACGCATTTAAGTGGGTTCTCATAATTACTGGAATTTGTGGGATCTGCGTATTCTGTGCATTTGTGTGGTTCTTCAG GTAA
- the LOC120008086 gene encoding magnesium transporter MRS2-1-like isoform X1, with the protein MPDLNERLLPPKPASAMNLRDAVNRPSASGRQPFQGVDVSGLKKRGQGLRSWIRVDASGNSQIIEVDKFSMMRRCDLPARDIRLLDPLFVYPSTILGREKAIVVNLEQIRCIITADEVLLLNSLDSYVLQYVVELQRRLTTAGPGDVWQSDGNRRRSRNNFDNMFGNTSPDYLPFEFRALEVALEAACTFLDSQAAELEIEAYPLLDELTSKISTLNLERARRLKSRLVALTRRVQKVRDEIEQLMDDDGDMAEMYLTEKKRRMESSFCGDQSLMGFRPNDGVQSISAPVSPVSSPPDSRRLEKSLSIARSRHDSMRSSETTTESIEELEMLLEAYFVVIDSTLNKLTSLKEYIDDTEDFINIQLDNVRNQLIQFELLLTTATFVVAIFGVVAGVFGMNFEVPMFHNPHAFKWVLIITGICGICVFCAFVWFFRYRRLMPL; encoded by the exons ATGCCGGATCTCAATGAACGCCTACTCCCGCCAAAACCCGCATCGGCTATGAACCTTAGAGATGCAGTGAATCGGCCTTCTGCATCAGGGCGCCAACCTTTCCAAGGTGTAGACGTTTCGGGGTTGAAGAAACGGGGCCAAGGTCTTCGGTCTTGGATTCGCGTTGATGCGTCTGGGAATTCCCAGATTATTGAAGTCGATAAGTTTAGTATGATGCGTCGTTGTGATCTTCCTGCTCGCGATATTCGTCTCCTGGATCCTCTCTTCGTTTACCCCTCCACGATTCTTGGGAGAGAGAAGGCAATTGTTGTGAATTTAGAGCAAATTCGATGTATCATCACAGCAGATGAGGTTCTGCTCTTGAATTCACTTGATAGCTACGTGTTGCAGTACGTGGTGGAGCTGCAACGGAGACTGACAACGGCTGGGCCTGGTGATGTTTGGCAGTCTGATGGGAACAGAAGACGAAGTAGGAATAATTTCGACAATATGTTTGGCAACACATCCCCTGATTACTTGCCCTTTGAGTTTAGGGCTCTTGAAGTTGCTCTGGAAGCTGCTTGTACGTTTCTTGATTCTCAG GCAGCAGAGTTAGAGATTGAAGCATATCCATTACTAGATGAACTGACATCAAAGATCAGTACATTAAACTTGGAGCGTGCTCGTCGATTGAAAAGTAGACTTGTTGCATTGACTCGTAGAGTGCAGAAG GTTAGGGATGAGATAGAGCAGCTAATGGATGATGATGGAGATATGGCTGAAATGTATCTCACTGAGAAGAAAAGACGAATGGAATCTTCATTTTGTGGTGATCAGTCATTGATGGGATTCCGACCAAATGATGGTGTGCAGTCTATTTCTGCTCCAGTTTCTCCTGTTTCTTCACCTCCTGATTCCCGGAGGTTGGAGAAGAGCTTGAGTATTGCAAGGAGTCGGCATGATAGCATGAGGAGTTCAGAAACTACAACAGAGAGTATAGAAGAGCTGGAAATGTTGCTCGAAGCGTATTTTGTTGTCATTGATAGCACCCTGAACAAATTGACATCG TTGAAAGAGTACATTGATGACACAGAGGATTTCATAAACATTCAACTG GATAATGTCCGTAACCAGCTGATTCAGTTTGAGTTGCTACTCACAACTGCAACCTTTGTTGTTGCCATCTTCGGGGTGGTAGCTGGCGTCTTTGGCATGAATTTCGAAGTGCCAATGTTTCACAACCCTCACGCATTTAAGTGGGTTCTCATAATTACTGGAATTTGTGGGATCTGCGTATTCTGTGCATTTGTGTGGTTCTTCAGGTATAGAAGACTCATGCCTCTGTAG
- the LOC120007042 gene encoding chaperone protein dnaJ 8, chloroplastic-like, protein MATAKIIGGNGSSCSSSWINLKGRKKRTMRDRVKVCCVASSPSLVMDPYRTLRIQPDASESEVKKAFRKLALQYHPDVCRGSNCGVQFHQINEAYDVAMSNLRDDLDESRMAYEPCDQGIDEPMRGMDDPDWDMWEEWMGWEGAGIRDYSSHINPYL, encoded by the exons ATGGCAACTGCTAAAATTATTGGTGGAAACGGGTCTTCTTGTTCCTCCTCTTGGATTAATTTGAAGGGGAGAAAGAAGAGGACGATGAGAGATCGTGTGAAGGTTTGTTGTGTGGCTTCGTCTCCTTCTTTGGTGATGGATCCTTACAGGACTCTTCGGATCCAACCCGATGCATCCGAATCTGAGGTCAAGAAAGCGTTCAGGAAGCTCGCTTTGCag TATCATCCTGATGTTTGTAGAGGAAGCAACTGTGGAGTTCAATTTCATCAGATCAATGAAGCCTATGAT GTGGCGATGAGTAATCTGAGAGATGACTTAGATGAGTCAAGGATGGCCTATGAGCCGTGTGATCAAGGAATAGATGAGCCAATGAGAGGGATGGACGATCCAGATTGGGACATGTGGGAAGAATGGATGGGATGGGAAGGAGCTGGAATTCGTGACTACTCATCTCATATTAATCCTTACCTTTGA
- the LOC120007745 gene encoding probable protein phosphatase 2C 21, which yields MGVYLSSPKTEKASEDGENERLRYGLSSMQGWRATMEDAHQAYLDFDSSTATSFFGVYDGHGGKAVAKFCAKHLHQQVLRHEAYIAGDIGTSLQNAFMRMDEMMCGQRGWRELAVLGDKIDKFSGMIEGLIWSPRSGEVNELMDDWPSEEGPHSDFHGPTSGCTACVAIIQNNQLVVANAGDSRCVLSRKGQAYNLSKDHKPDLEVEKDRILKAGGFIQVGRVNGSLNLSRAIGDVEFKQNKTLPAEKQIVSAEPDINTVELCDDDEFVVLACDGIWDCMSSQQLVDYVRELLITENKLSAICERVFDRCLAPSAGGEGCDNMTMILVQFKKPTTSCASVQVQSQHLHRPCETNKIQMETMKSSSETDKSSAGSDNCHVEYDNHSSSSLL from the exons ATGGGTGTATATCTCAGCTCCCCTAAAACTGAGAAGGCATCAGAAGATGGTGAAAATGAGAGGCTCCGATATGGTTTATCTTCAATGCAGGGGTGGCGTGCAACCATGGAAGATGCC CATCAAGCTTATCTAGATTTTGACAGTTCCACTGCCACGTCGTTCTTTGGTGTTTATGATGGTCATGGAG GCAAGGCTGTGGCTAAGTTTTGTGCCAAGCATCTTCACCAGCAGGTACTCAGGCATGAAGCGTATATCGCTGGAGATATAGGCACTTCTTTGCAGAATGCTTTCATGAG AATGGACGAGATGATGTGTGGGCAGAGAGGGTGGAGAGAATTAGCTGTACTGGGAGataaaattgataaattttCTGGTATGATAGAAGGTTTAATATGGTCACCTAGGAGTGGAGAAGTTAATGAGCTTATGGATGATTGGCCATCTGAGGAG GGACCGCATTCTGATTTCCATGGGCCGACTTCTGGATGCACAGCTTGTGTTGCAATTATTCAAAACAACCAACTTGTTGTTGCCAATGCTGGTGATTCTCGTTGTGTACTGTCCAGGAAGGGGCAg GCATATAATTTGTCAAAAGATCACAAGCCTGACCTTGAGGTTGAGAAGGATAGGATTCTGAAAGCTGGCGGTTTTATCCAAGTTGGACGTGTTAATGGAAGCTTAAACTTGTCAAGGGCAATTG GGGATGTGGAATTTAAGCAGAACAAAACATTGCCTGCTGAAAAGCAGATTGTCTCTGCCGAACCAGACATTAATACT GTTGAGCtttgtgatgatgatgagtttGTTGTGCTTGCTTGTGATGGGATTTG GGATTGCATGTCGAGCCAACAACTAGTGGATTATGTCCGAGAGCTTTTAATCACT GAGAATAAACTTTCGGCAATATGTGAGCGAGTTTTTGATAGATGTTTGGCACCATCAGCTGGAGGTGAGGGATGTGACAACATGACCATGATCTTGGTGCAGTTCAAAAAACCTACCACTTCATGTGCTTCTGTCCAGGTGCAGTCTCAGCATCTACATCGACCATGTGAGACCAACAAAATTCAAATGGAGACTATGAAAAGTTCATCGGAGACTGATAAAAGTTCCGCGGGGAGTGATAATTGCCACGTAGAGTATGATAACCATAGCAGTAGCTCGTTGCTCTGA